TATGTCATGGCATCACCGGCAGAGAGATCCTTGAAACAGAGGGCTTGCCCCGCCATGCCATGGTATGCGAGCGACATATCGGGGTCGGACTCACCGCGGAGGACATCCGGCGCCAGAAACTGCCCCTGCCGGCCAGGGACATGGTGCCCCTCTCCCTGGAAGAGGAGATCATCTGCTTTGCCGACCTCTTCTATTCCAAGATTCCCGATTCGGTGACGGTGATGAAATCCAGGGAAGAAGTTCGCGCTTCACTGGAGAAATTCGGTGAAGGAAAAATCACCATCTTCGACCGCTGGTATGCAAGGCTGTGCCCGCAGCCTGAATGTGCATCCGGTTGTCCTGCCTGAGTAAAAAGGAGAAACGTTATGGCTAAAAGGATTTTCATCGGCGCCACCGGTCAGAACTGCGGCAAGACCACCATGAGCGTTTCTCTCATGCACCTGGCGCGCAAGAAGTACAAAAAGGTCGGCTTCATCAAGCCTATCGGCCCAAAGATCGAGCTTTACGAAGATTTCATCGTCGATATGGATGCGGTGCTAATGGCCAGAGCCTTCGGCCTTGAGGAGGATATCGCCCTCATGTCCCCGGTGGCATTGCATAAGGATTTTACCAAGGACTATCTCAGCGGCAGGCTGAACGACCTGTCCCTGGAGGACTGCATAATAGATGCGGTGGAAGAGCTTGATTCAAAATACGACTTTCTCATCATCGAAGGGGCCGGACACGGCGGCGTCGGTTCGGTCATCGGCCTGAGCAATGCCCGGGTGGCAAATATGGTAGAGGCGCCGGTAGTCATCGTCACCGAAAGCGGTATCGGCAAGGTGGTGGATGCCGTACACCTGAACCTGGCCCTTTACGAGCGGGAAAAGGCCGATGTGCGGGCAATTCTGGTCAACAAGCTGTTGAGCAAGAAAAGGGAGCATGTCCTCGGCTACCTGCAGAAGGCCCTTGCACCCAACCACATTCAGGTAATCGGCGGCTTCAACTTTTCTCCGGTCCTGGCCAACCCCACTTTGGGGCATATCGGCAAGCTGCTCAACCTCCCCCTCAACGGGAATCCAGATGAAAAAACCCGCATCATCAATCATATCCAGCTGGGTGCCGCCTCTTCACAGCGGGTTATCGACGGTCTGCTGGACTCGACCCTGATGATCCTGACCAGTTCCAGGGACGAATTGATCGTCACCCTTGCCTCCCTCTATCACATCCCCGCCTACAAGTCCAAGATCGCCGGTCTGGTCATAGCGGGCCATGTGCCCGTATCCAAGATCAGCCAACAGATCCTGGACGACAGCAACATCCCCTATATCCGCGTCGATAAAACCACCGCCAAGGTCTTCACCACCCTGTCGGCAGATGTTGCCAAAATCACCGCCGAAGACGAAGAGAAGCTCAACTGGATCAAGACCAATGCCGAGCAGGATGTTGATTTTGATGCCATCGACGCCCTGCTGTAAGCCCTCCGCCGTAAGCCTGCCGTGGCTTCGGGAGTGAGTGACAGAGCCACAGCGGCGAGCGGACACCCGCCAATGCATAAACGAAGTATCCTCCGCGGCAAATGGAAACTCTGGCATGAGGTCAAGAGACGGTGCAAGGTCCGCAGCTGGGGCGACCAAGCGATCGGACGAAGTCGCGGCAGGCCCCCTCCACGGCTGCCGTGGCTTCGGGAGTGAGTGACAGAGCCATAGCGGCGAGCGGACACCCGCCGATAGCAAATGAAGTCCACTGTGCGGCAATCTTGGTTCAGGCAACGACACCAAAAGGCAGTGCAAGGTCCGCAGCTATGGCGACCGAACGAACGGACGAAGTCACGGCAGGCGTTTTCTCCTCAGCACAGCCTTTTCCAGCTCCGACACCAACAAAACCGCCACAGACAAGGCCAGCACCATCCCCATTTCCCTCAGGTCCAGGGGCTCTGTGGCAAAAACGGGGTTCGTGGCAGGAATCCAGACGACACAGGCATGCAGAATGACAACGAGGAGTATGGCGCCGATCAGCTGACTGTTGCTGAAAATGCCCAGTTGCAGAAGCGACAACTGCCGGGACCGTGCAGAAAGGGCCATGGCCATTCTGCTGAGGATGAGAAAGGTGAAGACCATGGTCTGCCAGGAATGCCCAGCCTTCATGGCATAAACCTGCAGACCCAGGGCGAGACCGCCGATAAAAATGCCATAACGGGCCATGAACCACCCTCGACCTTCGGCAAAGACCCCTGAGGCTGGATCGATGGGGGGCCGATCCATGGCATCCTTTTCTACCGGCTCCACGGCCAGAGCCAGACCGGGAAAACTGTCGCAAAGCAGATTAAGCCATAAAATCTGAATGGGAAAGAGCGGCAAAGGCAACCCCAAAAATGGGGCAAAGGCAATCAGCACCAGGGTGCCGCAATTGGATGAGATGGAATAGATTATGAACTTGAGAATGTTGGCATAGATGCGCCTTCCTTCCCTGACCGCTCTTACGATAGTGGCAAAGTTGTCGTCCAGGAGGATCATGGCTGCTGCCTCCTTGGCAACGTCGGTACCGGTAATCCCCATGGCGACGCCGATATCGGCCCTTTTCAGGGCAGGGGCATCGTTGACCCCGTCCCCGGTCATGGCTACATATTTCCCACGATCTTTTAGCGCCTGGACGATTTTCAGCTTCTGTTCCGGTGCCACCCGGGCATAAACACGGATGTCCTCCACCCGTTTCTCCAGTTCATGGAGCGGCAGCGCCTCAAGCTGGGGGCCGGTCATCACCTCCCCTTCCCCATCGAGGATCGACAACCTTCTGGCGATGGCCGCCGCCGTCGCCGGATGATCGCCGGTTATCATTACCGGAATTATCCCGGCCGTCTTGCATTGGGCTACTGCATCGAAAGCCTCCTCCCGGGGCGGGTCCTCCATTCCCACCAGTGCGAGAAAGGTCATATCCTTTTCTATCGCCTCTGACGAAATATCCTCAGGCAGGGATGCCCATCGCCGCATGGCCACGGCCAGTACCCGCTGACCGGAAGCTGCCATAGCCTCATTTGCCGGGTGAACAGCACCAAAGTCAAGGGAGACAATGGTCGAACCGGAAAGCATGGACGAACTCCTGGCGAGAATTGCCTCCAATCCCCCCTTGGTGTACGACACGACCCCTTCCGAGCCTTCATGGATGGTGGTCATGCACTTCCGATCGGCATCGAAGGGGAGTTCAGCCAGACGCGGAAACTGGGCCGCCAGTTTTACCGGATCGAAGCCATTTTCAGCAGCCATGACATAGAGAGCAGTCTCCGTTGGATCACCACTCAGCCCGTTGTCGCCGTTAGTCCTGGCATCGTTGCACAAGGCCGCTGCAGCCATAAGGTGGAAGAGGGAGGAATTGCCGGCAACCCCGGCATCCCGTGCAGACGTGGCCGCCGGAATAGTCCGTCCATCCGCAAAAAGCCGGGTTACAGTCATTCGATTGCGGGTCAGGGTGCCTGTTTTATCGGTGCAGATATGGGTAACGGCACCAAGGGTCTCCACTGCCGACAGCCGCC
This region of Geotalea daltonii FRC-32 genomic DNA includes:
- a CDS encoding HD domain-containing protein, encoding MDAAALLKKYFSNEAALEIVLKHSRLVADKALEVAGGLGIPIDLKFIEEAALLHDIGVSRVHAPKMFCFGSQPYICHGITGREILETEGLPRHAMVCERHIGVGLTAEDIRRQKLPLPARDMVPLSLEEEIICFADLFYSKIPDSVTVMKSREEVRASLEKFGEGKITIFDRWYARLCPQPECASGCPA
- a CDS encoding AAA family ATPase, encoding MAKRIFIGATGQNCGKTTMSVSLMHLARKKYKKVGFIKPIGPKIELYEDFIVDMDAVLMARAFGLEEDIALMSPVALHKDFTKDYLSGRLNDLSLEDCIIDAVEELDSKYDFLIIEGAGHGGVGSVIGLSNARVANMVEAPVVIVTESGIGKVVDAVHLNLALYEREKADVRAILVNKLLSKKREHVLGYLQKALAPNHIQVIGGFNFSPVLANPTLGHIGKLLNLPLNGNPDEKTRIINHIQLGAASSQRVIDGLLDSTLMILTSSRDELIVTLASLYHIPAYKSKIAGLVIAGHVPVSKISQQILDDSNIPYIRVDKTTAKVFTTLSADVAKITAEDEEKLNWIKTNAEQDVDFDAIDALL
- a CDS encoding cation-translocating P-type ATPase — encoded protein: MDWHLLSIEEAFAKFGSSKSGISLEEARKRLEQYGRNQLREKRARSPFVMFVAQFGDFMILVLIAAAVIAGIIGDAGDMAPIIAIVLLNAIIGFMQEYRAERAIAALKKMAGFTAEVIRGGEPQTMAVEEIVPGDVVLLRAGDVVPADLRITEAAQLKLDEASLTGESFPAEKKSSTLDEASLPLGERVNMAYRGTIVSAGRGVGLAVATAMETELGKIASMIQAEGDTRTPLQRKLAAFGRRLALLVLFICGVIFAMGYLRGESPLLMFMTAISLAVAVIPEALPAVVTISLALGAKKMVRQKALIRRLSAVETLGAVTHICTDKTGTLTRNRMTVTRLFADGRTIPAATSARDAGVAGNSSLFHLMAAAALCNDARTNGDNGLSGDPTETALYVMAAENGFDPVKLAAQFPRLAELPFDADRKCMTTIHEGSEGVVSYTKGGLEAILARSSSMLSGSTIVSLDFGAVHPANEAMAASGQRVLAVAMRRWASLPEDISSEAIEKDMTFLALVGMEDPPREEAFDAVAQCKTAGIIPVMITGDHPATAAAIARRLSILDGEGEVMTGPQLEALPLHELEKRVEDIRVYARVAPEQKLKIVQALKDRGKYVAMTGDGVNDAPALKRADIGVAMGITGTDVAKEAAAMILLDDNFATIVRAVREGRRIYANILKFIIYSISSNCGTLVLIAFAPFLGLPLPLFPIQILWLNLLCDSFPGLALAVEPVEKDAMDRPPIDPASGVFAEGRGWFMARYGIFIGGLALGLQVYAMKAGHSWQTMVFTFLILSRMAMALSARSRQLSLLQLGIFSNSQLIGAILLVVILHACVVWIPATNPVFATEPLDLREMGMVLALSVAVLLVSELEKAVLRRKRLP